Proteins from one Anaerolineae bacterium genomic window:
- a CDS encoding type II secretion system F family protein, producing MNMTLLIPILAGLSVTLIVLGFALGRRAEPSLEERLDRYATREVELMEERKKGKLTEEDSTIAGRLNRVIVKKESADKIAAELARADLKLKVSEYILINIASIILFALLGQLIFRSPLLALASGVFGYFAPRLYVKRRQAQRLNAFNDQLGDAINLLANSLRSGYSLLQSLETVSREMAPPLATEFARVVQEVGLGLSIEQALANMLRRVRSDDLDMMVTAINIQHEVGGNLAEILETISFTIRERVRIKGEIRVLTAQQMLTAYIISFLPVGLGLILYAINHEYIGLLFSEPCGWIMVVVGVIIITAGYLVIRKIVAIEV from the coding sequence ATGAACATGACGCTTCTGATTCCCATACTGGCAGGGCTCTCGGTAACCCTGATCGTGCTGGGGTTCGCTCTCGGCCGGCGCGCCGAACCTTCCCTCGAGGAACGGCTCGACCGCTACGCGACACGCGAGGTCGAGCTGATGGAAGAGCGCAAAAAGGGCAAGCTCACCGAAGAGGACAGCACGATCGCCGGCCGGCTCAACCGCGTCATCGTCAAGAAAGAATCGGCCGACAAGATCGCCGCGGAGCTGGCACGCGCTGACCTGAAGCTGAAGGTCTCCGAATACATCCTCATCAACATCGCCAGCATCATTCTCTTTGCCCTGCTCGGCCAGCTCATCTTTCGTTCCCCACTGCTGGCGCTGGCCTCGGGGGTGTTCGGGTACTTCGCGCCGCGGCTGTACGTCAAGCGCCGGCAGGCCCAGCGCCTGAACGCCTTCAACGATCAGCTTGGCGATGCCATCAACCTGCTGGCCAACTCCCTGCGCTCGGGTTACAGCCTGCTCCAATCCCTGGAAACCGTCTCCCGAGAAATGGCGCCGCCCCTCGCCACGGAATTCGCCCGCGTCGTCCAGGAGGTAGGGCTGGGACTTTCCATCGAGCAGGCTCTGGCCAATATGCTCCGGCGCGTGCGCAGTGACGACCTGGACATGATGGTCACCGCCATCAATATCCAGCACGAGGTCGGCGGCAACCTGGCGGAGATCCTGGAGACCATCAGCTTCACCATCCGGGAGCGGGTGCGCATCAAGGGCGAGATCCGGGTGCTCACCGCCCAGCAGATGCTGACCGCCTATATCATCAGCTTCCTGCCCGTCGGCCTGGGGTTGATCCTGTACGCTATCAACCACGAGTATATTGGTCTGCTCTTCAGTGAGCCGTGCGGCTGGATCATGGTGGTGGTCGGCGTGATTATCATCACCGCCGGCTACCTCGTCATCCGCAAAATCGTGGCCATTGAGGTGTAG